From Aquila chrysaetos chrysaetos chromosome 3, bAquChr1.4, whole genome shotgun sequence, the proteins below share one genomic window:
- the FITM2 gene encoding acyl-coenzyme A diphosphatase FITM2 translates to MERLERCGRRLRAGLVAGRVRGRLPWLLLAIVLLGSALKDGDLVPETPMQNKRNPLNVYFVKVAWAWTFWLLLPFIAVTTYQFAKSKFLYGPTKSILMVLRRLSALLVGTAIWYICTRFFMYIENLTGTCSTSGKLSEPRQLYATKQECHQDNGIWNGFDISGHCFLLSYCALMIMEEVAVLEGLSIDQNSNLHVVINILFLSLCFLTVIWVFMFLCTAVYFHDFSQKLLGVLIGLSAWYGTYRFWYLKPFSPGLPLPNIPLTSKKYSYSR, encoded by the exons aTGGAGCGGCTGGAGCGGTGCGGCCGCCGGCTGCGGGCCGGGCTGGTCGCCGGGCGGGTGCGGGGccggctgccctggctgctgctcgCCATCGTCCTCCTCGGGTCCGCCCTCAAGGACGGCGACCTGGTGCCCGAGACGCCCATGCAGAACAAGCGCAACCCGCTCAACGT ATATTTTGTGAAGGTGGCTTGGGCATGGACGTTCTGGCTTCTGCTACCCTTCATCGCAGTCACCACCTACCAGTTTGCCAAAAGCAAGTTCCTCTATGGTCCCACGAAGAGCATTTTGATGGTGCTGCGGCGTCTCAGTGCACTGCTAGTGGGCACTGCCATCTGGTACATCTGCACCAGATTCTTCATGTATATCGAGAATCTCACTGGCACGTGCTCTACCTCGGGTAAACTCAGCGAGCCTCGCCAGCTGTATGCCACCAAGCAGGAGTGCCACCAGGACAACGGGATCTGGAATGGTTTTGATATCTCGGGGCACTGTTTTCTGCTCTCGTACTGTGCTCTGATGATCATGGAGGAGGTGGCTGTGCTGGAAGGCTTGTCCATAGACCAGAACTCTAATCTGCATGTTGTGATCAAcatcctgtttctttccttgtgttttCTCACAGTGATCTGGGTGTTCATGTTTCTCTGTACTGCCGTGTATTTCCATGACTTCAGTCAAAAGCTTCTCGGTGTGCTGATAGGCCTGTCAGCTTGGTACGGGACCTACAGATTTTGGTACTTGAAACCCTTTTCTCCTGGACTACCTCTTCCAAATATACCTTTGACttcaaagaaatacagttatAGCAGATAA
- the GDAP1L1 gene encoding ganglioside-induced differentiation-associated protein 1-like 1, translating to MATPNNVTPTNCSWWPISALENDAGKSTEGEENQDQTDPALKSQDRLVLYHWTQSFSSQKVRLVIAEKGLPCEERDVSMPLMEHKEPWFMRLNLGEEVPVIIHRDNIISDYNQIIDYMEKNFTGENVTQLIPEPGSLLHSRVLQYRELLDSLPMDAYTHGCILHPELTTDSMIPKYATAEIRRHLANASTELMKLDHDEEPQLSEPYLSKQKKLMAKILEHDNVNYLKKILGELGMVLDQIEAELEKRKLEYQGQKCELWLCGCVFTLADVLLGATLHRLKFLGLSKKYWEDGSRPNLQSFFDRIQKRFAFRKVLGDIHTTLLSAVVPNAFRLVKRKPPSFFGASFLMGSLGGMGYFAYWYLKKKYI from the exons ATGGCGACTCCCAATAATGTTACTCCCACCAACTGCAGCTGGTGGCCCATCTCGGCGCTGGAGAACGACGCAGGGAAATCCACGGAGGGGGAGGAAAACCAGGACCAGACAGACCCCGCTCTCAAATCCCAGGACAGACTGGTTTTGTACCACTGGACCCAGTCCTTCAGCTcacaaaag GTGCGGCTGGTCATTGCGGAGAAGGGGCTGCCCTGCGAGGAGCGGGACGTCAGCATGCCCCTGATGGAGCACAAGGAGCCCTGGTTCATGCGGCTCAAcctgggggaggaggtgccCGTCATCATCCACAGGGACAACATCATCAGCGATTACAACCAGATCATCGACTACATGGAGAAGAACTTCACAGGAG AAAACGTCACCCAGCTGATCCCTGAGCCGGGCAGCCTGCTGCACTCGCGGGTGCTGCAGTACCGGGAGCTGCTGGACTCCCTCCCCATGGACGCCTACACACACGGCTGCATCCTGCACCCTGAGCTCACCACCGACTCCATGATCCCAAAGTACGCGACCGCTGAGATCCGCA GACATTTAGCTAATGCCAGCACGGAGCTGATGAAGCTGGACCATGACGAGGAGCCACAGCTCTCAGAGCCCTACCTCTCCAAGCAGAAGAAACTCATG GCCAAGATCCTGGAGCATGACAACGTGAACTACTTGAAGAAGATCCTTGGTGAACTGGGGATGGTGCTTGACCAGATTGAGGCCgagctggagaagaggaaacTGGAGTACCAAG GGCAGAAGTGTGAACTTTGGCTCTGCGGATGCGTCTTTACTTTGGCCGATGTCTTATTAGGAGCCACCCTGCACCGCCTCAAGTTTCTGGGACTCTCTAAGAAATACTGGGAAGATGGCAGCAGACCTAACCTACAGTCCTTCTTTGACAGGATACAAAAACGCTTCGCCTTCAGGAAAGTTTTGGGAGATATACATACCACGCTCCTCTCCGCAGTGGTACCCAATGCCTTCAGGCTGGTCAAGCGGAAACCTCCCTCCTTCTTTGGAGCCTCCTTCCTGATGGGATCTCTGGGGGGAATGGGATATTTTGCTTATTGgtacttaaagaaaaaatacatctaG